CCTATTTTAATGACTGAGTGTGAGAACCAATTTTGTTTGGGTAAATCTCCTATCCAGGGAGAAGTGAATATGTAGTTAGCGCTTTCCAGTTTCTCAATGGGAGGAAGACTGGCAACCTGCAAAGCTGTGAAGAGCTCAGGTAAGAATTTTGGCAGATATTTCTGAAGGAAGGTACAGAATCCTTGGTGACCCTACGATTATTATACAGCTTACTGTCCACTAAAAAAGGAATTGCAGATATCCCTTGAAAATATAGCATACAGCAAGTGACACAGGCCTGAATAACATTGTAAATTGTCTCAGAGGTTTCCAAACACATGGAGATGTGAGAACTTTCTCCACCATGTGTTTCTTCTTCCGTTTTTGCTTTCATTCTGGTTTTCACAAGTTCCCACTCGGTCGTTGCATACAAATTCCACCCTGGTTATTGGCTCAGCCACTCTCCATTTCCTATTTATCACTAAACTCCCCATGCCAAAGCAATCGCTTTGACTCTGTTGCATCCTTAATGTGCATTTATGCACTTGTGCATTTATTGTTCGCATAtaacatattttttcaaaagtacCCTTTTTACTGGGAATTTACACTTATTCCTTCCATATCTTACCCTGTGTTCTTTTACAGGTTGGGTTGGACATAGGAAATCAAAGGCAAATGTCTGTCTTCATCCATGCTAAAACTGGCAGGTAAAAGCTGCCCTGGTACATCTCAGAGCTGGTTCTCCAAGACAAAGCGAATTCTCAATCTGCAGGAGACCTGAAGAAATCCTACAGAATATTTTAGAGTGTGTCCTCTGAAAGTGGTGGGTGTAGCATGTTTCTTCCAAcccttctttcctgtttttcaaatCCTATGAAAACAGGGTATTTTAGGAGTCCATCTGCTCATATTACTTATTCCTCACTTCAAGTCATAATCCTCTGTGATATTACAGTTAATTGCTCTGCATATGATTATATTGCATCACGGACAGGATTATGATTTTCAACCCTGTCTGCGCTGGAgtagtttcaaaatatttctactgTTACCAGCACCAGCTGAGTTTCAACAGCATTAGCAATTCTGAGGACACTTATTGTGTATCAGGCTACTCTGATGCTGAGCTTAAACAGATGAAAGTGCCTGCTCCAAGTTTTACACTATAGTTACAACAAGATTCATTTGGATCTTGCACCTTTCTGCCTGAGCTCAGGCCTGCCTTTAGTCACATTATTTCCATTCACATCAGCAACTCTGAAGGTTTGCTGTAGACAGAggtgatgtttttttttaaagaagcactaTGTATTTTAAGCCATCTCTGAGCAAGGGTAAATGTGATTCTTAAAATGTCAGTAGGTGATGCATCCACATTATGACTGTACAACGGCTCAGCTTGTTCTTTGACCAAGCTCCGTAAGTGTTTTTACCCTTTCTCCGTAAATCCGTCCCTCCTCTGCCAGGtaagaaaaccttaaaaaaaaaaaaaaaaaacagtgccagACAGCAGAACGGGGCTGAAATTTTAGGTGGAGTTTGATGCTTGCAAAGCTTCTGAGCGGCAAAATTGGGCTCAGCAGATATTGtcacttaataataataataaataaaaaagtgggaatttttttggggggggggtgcagcccaAGGTGCCGCGCGCGGAGCGGGGGAGGGAAGGCGCGGCAGACGCGCGGGTGCCCGCCGgcgggggagccggggcgggctgcgcgctgcctcccgcggccgcgggccggccggGAGAGGGCGCGATGGGCTCacggtagcggcggcggcggggccgtgggaacggcggggctgcgcgggccgcggcggccgctgcccggacccatccccgctcccggcggccgcctcgccggggcccctctggggcggctcggcgggggctgcgccgggctcgcggcttctccctcgggggaggggggggggctcaggaaaaataaataaatacatacgtacataaatacataaaagggGGAGGGGTGGCAATGAATAATTAAATGTATGAAAAGTGGCAGCGGGAGTGGCGGCCGTAGGGAAAGGGCTATGCGGGGAGCCCGGGGGTGCCGTCTCCCGCGGGGGGTCGCAGGTGGGGGcgcagcgccgcgctgcgccgccgggACTGGGGCTCTTTTATGCGGGCTGTGAAGACTTAACGGTCTGGCATCTTTTCGGCCGGGCCCGATGCCCGCGGAGCCCACCTGCCCGCCGGCACCGGcgtgggggcgggcgggggggggggtcgagcTCGGGCGCCCCGTCCGGGCTGGGCATCCGTCGGCGGGAAGGCAATTGGGGGCCACCCGGGTCGGGAGAGGGGACGCGGGTGCTGCCGGCAGCGACGGCTGTCCCGGGGGCGGGGGATCGGCTGCAAGGTGACCCCCGTGGGGCTGCGTGTCCCTCCACCCCCGCCGCCTCCTTCTGCCTGCTAACCCTCCGCAGGCGCTGGCGAACACGGGAGGAGAAAGCAGCGCCCCGGGCGGGGATGCCCGAGCCGCACACGCTCCTTTGTGCGGGGAGCCAGCCCCTTTCCCCGTGCCCACTGGCCTGCCTCCTCCTCACCCTTTTGCCGTACCCCTGTCCTCCTTGTCGCAATAGTTTGCTTTAGCTCccgcctctcttttttttttttttttttgggggggggggggagaagggggatttaaaggaaaaggagaaagcccCTAGCGCTGCCGCTGCCATAGGGGGGCATCGCTCTCCGCAGCGGgcaggggccgcgccgcgctcgccTCGCACTGGAAACCCGAAAGGAGGCGGcggagggggagaaacggcgagCAGCGGCCTTTTAATCCccgctagtattttttttttttttactatgtttaCTTCCGACCTCTCCTCGTAGTAAAAAGCCCGTCGTGGCGCGCTGCATCGCCTGCCCTCCCCCaccgccgggcgggggggggggtggtgttcctcttctctcccccccccgcccgcccgcccccaaaCCACGCTACCTCCCCCCGCCGCAGGCCCCAAAAAGAGCCCTGCGCGGAGCTGCGCGGCGCGGagctgcgcggcgcggcccgccccctcgcggcgcgggcgcgcggcggggcgggcggcggcggcggcgcgcgcgcgcgcgcgcggcgagagcgagcgagcgagcgagcggcgggcgcgggcgccgagcggggccccgcggtgctgcccccgccccgcggcaccTCCCCCGTCCCTCGCCGGCGCTTTAAAGGAGGAAAGCAACTAAACTTCTATTGTACCCGCACACGGAGCGCGCCGCGCTGCCTTGGACCGTACAATCTCTGCTGCACGCCGGGAAGGGCGATTTCTTTCTCcgttgctccttttttttttttttcccaaccgtGGTGGGAGGAAGACAGCTATATTTCCccctgcttttgccttttttttatttttttggtccCCTTCTccgttttgtttatttttatatatttttttccttgttttgttatTCCTCGCACCGTCCGCAATAATTGCCTCGCTACGCCTCGCAGCTGGTGCGTTGGAGAAGCCGGTGAGTTGCGGAGCTCTGCTTGCCCATCAGTTGATTCCCCCCGCGGTTGTGGCTTGGACTGACACGGGCCGGGGGACAcccgggctgccggcggggctgcTCGCCGTGGATGTGGATACCGACGGTCCAGCCGGAGGGACGCTTTCCTTTGCCGGGGCACCGGCGTTCCCCATCCTTCTGATTGCGCTCGGGTTTTCAAATTTTGGGGGAAAGCGTTTGCATCTCCGGCGTATGGAAGGGCAGGTTATGATTATTGCACGTATTggttacatacatatatatattatatatatatatatgcatatgtatacgtgtgtgtgtatacgtgcatatataatatatatatttttatatatatgacaAAATTGGGCAAACTTTGCCAAGCTCTCTGCTGTCCCTGAGCATTGACGCGAGCCCAGGtgggtggctgggcagcagcccggCTCTcccaggagctgggaagggaCGGCCGCCTCTTCCCGCCCGGCTGCCGGGCcgcaggaggagggatggggatggCGAGGCGGCCCCGGGAGGGACGGGGGCTCCTACCGGGGGCGCTGGTggccgggcggagcggcgcgccgtccgtgcgcggcggcggggcggctcggAGCGGCCGAGCTCccgggcagccgctgccgccggccccgggcagggtGGTCCGGGCTGCGCCGGGGTCGCTAGCCGAGCCCGGCAGCCGGATCAGGGCAGGGGAGAAGTCGTGCCTCTCGAGTGCCCTGCCGGGGCTTGGAGAGGCTGGGGgaaattcctgcttttttttttttttataataatattattattatcgCGatcgcgttttttttttttttttttttgccgtttgcggggagcagggagggagccgggcgcGCCGAGGGGCTGCCGCAAGGCGCGGGCTGGGGGCAGCGCAGCCGCTCGGCGGGGCGCAGCCTCACGCCGGcgcccgccgtgtcccccccctcTGGCCCGCAGGCACCAGCCGCCGCGATGCCGCTGAACGCGAGCTTCCCCAGCAAGAACTACGACTACGACTACGACTCGGTGCAGCCCTACTTCTActtcgaggaggaggaggagaacttcTACCTGGCggcgcagcagcggggcagcgagctgcagccgcccgccccgtccgagGACATCTGGAAGAAGTTTGAGCTGCTGCCCACGCCGCCCCTCTCGCCCAGCCGCCGCTccagcctggccgccgccgcctcctgcttcccctccacCGCCGACCAGCTGGAGATGGTGACGGAGCTCCTCGGGGGGGACATGGTCAACCAGAGCTTCATCTGCGACCCGGACGACGAGTCCTTCGTCAAGTCCATCATCATCCACGACTGCATGTGGAGCGGCTTCTCCGCCGCCGCCAAGCTGGAGAAAGTGGTGTCCGAGAAGCTGGCCTCCTACCAGGCGGCCCGCCGCGAGGGGGgtcccggcgcccggcccggcccgccggggccgccggggcctccgcccggcctggccgcctcgcccgccgcctCGACCGGCCTCTACCTGCACGacctgggcgccgccgccgccgactgcATCGACCCCTCCGTcgtcttcccctacccgctcagCGAGCGGGCTCCCAAAGCCGGCGCGCCCGGCGCCAGCCCCGCGTCCCTGCTGGGCGACGACACGCCGCCCACCACCAGCAGCGACTCGGGTGAGTGCGGatccccggcgcggggcggccgcggagctgcgcgggggcgcccgggccgggccgagcgggcgCCCGCGGCTGGGCAGCGAGCGCGTTGCGcggccctcctccccgccgcagGACTTCaaccctctctctcctccccgtGCATGTGCTTTTTTAAATGCCACGTTAGCGAGGCACAGTGAGAGACTCCCAATGGATTTATTTCCTGGAAAACTAGCTCAGTTTTCCCTCCAGAAGTGAAGGGagtaaagggaaggaaaaaaaaaaaaagtgtatgtgtgAGCGTATGTGTGCTGGGAGGAGAAACTTTCGTAACGGGGTCAGAGTTGGTCTCCAAAGCTTGAGCGGCGTCCAAGTGAAGCTGCTTTCCAGTGACATCTCCGGGCTGGGAAGGAGTTAACTCGAGCTCTAGAGCCGCACGGAGACTCAGTGCAGGCAGGGAGGTGCTAGTGAAAGTGACTGCAGAGCAGTGAATGGGGCTGGGAAAGTTTTAGAAATGCTTCCTTAGGTATTTGACAGCGTGTTCCGCTTACCCGTAAATTTGGGTTGGAAGCGAATTGCAACGCAGAGCACTACAGCCTTCacgtttttttcctcttggatttTCCACAAATTAGTCGATCGAGAAAGATTCAGAAAATGTCTCTGAACACACATGTGTGTTAAGTAAGCTTTCTTGAGGCGTGGCCAAAGCCTTCTAAGTCCTTAATTAAGGGCAGCTTGAGTCTGGAAGCTTTATTGCGCTGTACTGCTGACAATCGAGGTTAAACTTTCCTGCTATCTTCCATACGTTCTTCAGAATTACGCAAGATCTTTGCAACTTTTGAAATCGAGGATCCAGGGCTTAGAACGCAGTCTGTGTCCTACTGCGCTTGAAACAGTGGCTTCCTTAAAGGAAAAGCTCTCCAGGACAGTGGAGTCTCAGTATCAAGACCGTTTTAAGACGGCTTTATCAATGGGTTCCTTACTGCGCGGCTTGGAATAACATTCCTTTATACATACAGTGCTCTTTATTTGCACAGAACCACTtacgattcttttttttttttatcttgcagaGGAAGAACAAGAGGAAGACGAAGAAATTGATGTTGTTACACTAGCTGAAGCAAATGAATCCGAATCCAGCACAGAGTCCAGCACAGAAACATCAGAAGGGCACAGTAAGCCCCACCACAGCCCGCTAGTTCTCAAACGGTGTCACGTCAACATCCATCAGCACAATTATGCTGCTCCTCCCTCCACCAAGGTTGAGTATCCAGCTGCAAAAAGGCTAAAGTTGGACAGTGGCAGAGTTCTCAAACAGATCAGTAATAACCGCAAATGCTCAAGTCCCCGCACATCAGACTCCGAAGAGAACGATAAGAGGCGAACGCACAATGTCCTGGAGCGCCAGAGGAGAAATGAGCTGAAGCTGAGTTTCTTCGCCTTGCGCGATCAGATACCGGAGGTGGCCAACAACGAAAAGGCACCCAAGGTTGTCATCCTGAAAAAAGCGACGGAATATGTTCTTTCTATCCAGTCAGATGAACACAGACTGATTGCAGAGAAAGAGcagttgaggaggaggagggaacagTTGAAACACAAACTTGAGCAGCTAAGGAACTCTTGTGCGTAGGAACTCTTGGGCATCATTTAGAATAACTCAAACTAGACTGAAACTAtgataaaatattaatgtttCTAATATCACTCATGAACTACACCCAGTCCATAAAGGATGGAACTATTGCAACTGCATGCTGTGCGATTTAACTTGAGACTACACAACCTTGGCTAGATCTCCGAAGGGTTTAGCCAGAACCTCAAAACTGCCTCATAATTGATACTTTGGGCATAAGGGATGATGGGACATTCTTCATGCTTGGGGATGAACtcttcaactttttttctttcagaattttgtATTTAAGGCATTTTTTCTTATGAGAATTCCAAAAAGTTGTCCCCAGATTGCTGTATATATTTACACATCTTATTGCCATGTAAATACCTTTAATAAAATCTTTATAGAAAATGTGTAACATTAATACGCAACAGTTGTGGCAACTGGATTTATACTTGTCTTGAACTTCTGTGCCATAACatttcacagttttgttttttatttaaatacatttttctttttaaaatgatttttattttgtttttagataaataaatatttgcccAAAATATAATTAGCTAAATCCTGTGTGAAGACTTTGCTTTGTCTTACAGTGTTGTCATTAGATGCTCGTTTTCATGTTATTCCTCTCCATGTCGTTGTGCTAGTTATCTGATGAAAGCCAAAGCATAATTTTAGGTCAGGTGAGGAAAAAACGATAACGATTTTGCAGCTTAACGGGgagttttccctttttccccactCCTATATATTCAAGCAGTTTAGGCCAGTAATTTTTAATGGGCCTTGTCAGTTCAATCTATTTTTCCCCCAGTCCTTCAACAAAGGTAACAGCGCAATGTCCGCCTCGGACGGATCATCTCTGCTGCAAGTGAAGTTGTGGCATTGAATTTCTCTACCAGGCCTCCCATCGTAATGCCTCTCCAGTCCTTCCAAACAGCTTAACTGTGTTTTACGGCCCTGACCTTCATTTTGTGTTAGGGACGCAAGTATGTATTTCAGGGACTGTCTTGAAAGAGCACCATGATTGCttcctgtttgatttttttttttgaacagcagtTAAACGGGATAGCAAAATAAACCAGGACGGTGAGCGCTGACATGGTTAAAACAACAGAACAATTCCCCTTTTGAGCCAGCTCTTCCTATGCAAATGGCTTAGTACTTTATTAGTATGAAGAGTTACTAGGGGAGTTCAAGGAATACAAAGTTCAAGGACAAAACGGAGCGCATAAAACCACGCTATGGTAATTATTACGTGCACTCCACAAActagagcaaagaaaaagaacagttttttctCATCTAGAGACTATGCTCTTGACTGGAGCTGACCTAACATCTGCCTGTCCCTGTTCAATGGCATTTCAATTTAGGAACTGCCTCCCAGTCAGCTCCCAGTCGGCTTCCTATGGGCGCTAATGTATTTGCTTGACACAGCTCCTAAGATCAGATCCTTTgatctttttcctccccttctttcaCCCACTTAGCTCCAGTTTAGTCAGAATTGAAGTAAGAAATCAAATAGCCCATTGACTGGGAGGAAGAAGGTGCTTTCAAAAAAGTTGAGTCGTGTACTCTTAGATTTTTGTAATTCcccattaaataaatatttgctgggCTTCTAACCATTTGAGCAGGAACGCTGCCAGGCGATGCCTGCGCCAGCAGTGGAAGGCAGCTGAGGGTACGCGTTTGCTGTTGCTATTGTTCCCAGCCAAGAAGAGTAACAAGTTGTAATGTGACTGGAGGGTGGAGAGGGAGGATTGTGTGGGGGTGTACATGGGGGGAGGTAGCATTTTATGAGCATGGTACATGCCAAGGTCTCTGCCCTGAAGAACCTGCAGTAACAATCCCGACAGCTTTGCACATGGGACTTCCAAAAAAAGATAGGAGAATTTTCTAAATCCCATTGCACGAGGTGCTTCAAGGGTTGGGTGCTGAgaattctttgggaaaaaaagtcACTCTCTTTTAGAAAAAGTtagagaaaatggaaatttttcctttaatttttctctccCACCTAGTTATAAATGTGGTCTGTAGTTACTTTTTTGAGGATGTGATTCAGTTAATCACTGATGAGGAAACAGAATTATGTGAAATGAAACTATAAATTGTATCTAAACTGGAAATTAgatcattttttttccagctctgacCCACAGAATAGATTTACGGTTTCTTAGACAGGTTagctgattaaaaaatatatatatattttgcttgCACTTTTGGCATGCACTCTATTTTGCATTTTGGTTATGAGCAGAAGCAAGCTACTGTCCAAGAATGTCAAAGGGTAGCTTCGTCCTCAGAAACAAGCTGAGGGGTGCAGATCCATCCACAAATGGTGACAAAACTCTGTCACCTTTGAGCCCCAGTTTCACGTGTTAGCAAAACTCCCTCACTTCTTCCCGTTAAATGAGGTTGGACCACAATGATTAATGTGTCTCCATATTCGTAGGCTTCTTAAATCATTTGGAGaatagaaggcttttttttttcttctatctgcAGAAGGTCTTCAGCCTTTTGATGAGTAGGATGCttgcagttattttatttctaattctcATCTTTGAACTGATCATCAGTTGCATTTGGCAGTTTACTACTGGCAGAGTACACCAGATCATGAACATGATCCTACATTGCCACTCTAAGAAAGACTAGGAATTTATGGGATGAAGCTTCAAATTTATGCTATTTCTTACTTTTTGAGGGATTATGAGGTACCTAAATaatgtaatgaaaaaaagaagttaaaaaggtTTATTGGGGCAGGGATGAAAAATCTTAGCATTAACTTGCTGCTGAAGAGGAAGGTGGCTTCTGCTCTGAGACACAGCATGAGAAGTTGGGAAGACACGTATATCACACAGGAGTTTCTGAGCAGGTTTCATTTAGTAACGCACTGTATATACGTAGGGAAGTGttgttttttgctgctgttttggagCAATAAAGGAGATAAGCTTATAAAAGAAGCCTCTGggtcttaaaataaaatgtaataagcATTCACAGCGCTTGCCAAACAGCTGTACCAAAACACTACTTGAAATACAAGGAGCATTTTAACTCCAGCTCTCTGCTCCTCTATGAGATTTCAAGCTATTGCTATTCCAGAAAAGCATTAGGCAAAATATGACAAAGAAGGAAACTAGGAAAAATACCTTCATGGTGAGAATAAAATCGCCCTTATCATATACGCTGACAGACAACATTTAATAATATTGATCTTTAGGGATccagtctctctttctttttttttttttttctctcgcaAGTGTTGCCTTCCAAGACAACTAATAATCTGAAGAAACGTAGTATGTCAGAGCAGAATGCATTAGGAGAGTGCTGGGATGTTCCAAAGCGCTTGTGTTAGCTTAGTTCAGCTCCCATTTAGGGAAACAGGCTTGTGCCAGAGAAGGATGTCTTTGAGAATGTTATCATGCATATAAAGAGGTCTCTTTACCTACCGTTGCCATAGCCAATGTTGCTGCTGTAACACTTCACAGCCATCGCCGGCAGTTGGGAGATGACAAAGATTTCATCAGAGCTGTAGTAAGAGGAGAATTTCAGGTAAGTGGAATAGAATTACTGTAAACTGGAAATAAGCCAGGCCACTTCAGTTAACATCTGAATTTATTCAAAGCGGAAGGTAGAGGTGGTTTTTCTGTCTACAGAAATGAACAATTTTTTAacatgctgaattttttttccactcatttttGGATAGATCTGTATTGGAGTCATCTGCCAAGACATTATcagaaaaatgtcactgaatGATGGGCAATCCTAGTACAACCAGACCATTTGGGAAGAGACTAAAGATTTATTGCCTGGCTTACGGTTTTGccatttcctcattttaaaaggACGTCTATGGGAGCTTCTGAAAAAAGATTCTGCTGACTGAAAACTAACCCTGGTTTCCCCTTGAGGTTTCCACACAGACTAGGCCTCAACCTGCCtagcaaaaagaaaagatcaagaaACGAGATAGCTGGGCTGCAGAAGCTGGATTTTATTTCCAGTACAAAACATTTAGCATTTGCCAAGTTTTACCTGCCTTAATGTCATTTACTCATTTCAGGTATAGTTTTACAGTTCAGGTATAGTTTTACAGTCATTGCGGGGGACCACTGAGAGAAATATGGTCCAGGATACAGAATAATAATTGGgaaattaaagggtttttttctgctcactCGGCCATTCTCTTTCTACAGCGcttgggagagaagggagagtgcCAGGACCGATGCAGGTGTTTGCAGAGCCTTGCCGAAGGCCCTGGGCACAGCAACGTAAGTGATGTAAATCACAAAAAAGTCAGTGCTAACGTGCATCCAGGTAAGAACACGGACTAGGAAACACACTGGCCAGGTAAAGGCAGCACCACCTCTCAATCAGTTCTTGTCTACACAGTAAGGTATTTTTTCACCTCTTCTCTTCAAGGTCTAAGCAACCTGTCTTTAAGTGTGTCCACACTCTATTTTCTTAGGAAACGAGATAGGAAAGAAATTAATTGCACTATCAAAGTAGAGCTATGACCTTTAGTGCTAAATTTTAACAGTGGATATGCGAAAGAGTCTTTTGCCAAAATGTCACTTGCCAAAACTCTTAAGTATTTGCAGTTACTGAATAAACCTTGCTTTAAGTCACTACCTACAACTGGGCACCCAGGCTGCGTGGCCCACCTTTGTGGACGTGCTTGAAGCCTTGCAACGCAAGGGAGACCTTGTTAGCCAAGAGGTCACTTTGACGACGCACCATCTTATTCCCCAAACCACCGTTTCCATTCCCAGCTTGATATATGAATTCTGGAACTGTTCCTAATTCTGCGCAAGTCTGGGAGGAAACAGCTAGGTAAGTCAGCGATGCTTCTCCCATGCTATTCAGCtgattgcatttttgtttctaaattcaCCTTTCATGTATATCTCTCTATGGCTCTTGCCACGGCTACTGCTTTGTTGAATACATTTCCATTCAAGGCAAAACCTCTCTTGCAACCACGCATAATTTCCATTGCAAGCTTCTATGTCCAATTATGTGGAATTATGTTTTCCCTGcaggatcaaaaagaaaaaaagaaaaaaaataaaggattagGTGGTATGAATGAAGAGGTTTTAAAATATAAGCTGCAAAAATGGAGCGATCTGACTGGATAATAAAGACTTCCAAGCAGAGAAATTAACACAGCACAATTCCCTGCTTGGAACTAATTAGCCCCATCAGCTTCCTTCATGTTAATTTATCCGCGATGAAAGAGGACAGAaatagcaggaggaaaaaaaaaaaaaaaaggaaaaactgcaggAATTGCACTTTATGCAGCTACTGCGAGTAGGCAAAAACACAAAAATTCTGCAGGCTGAAGTGAGGGCTTGTGCGAGCACATCCAAAGCCCCGTTCCCGCTGTCGCTCCCCTTCACACGGCTTGTTGGATCCCGGCAGTTACGCGGCCGTGGTCCTGGCCTGCAGTGCCCGTTCGGCCTCCCGGCGCCAGGTgtgtgcagggggctgcaggcaggggtaCAGCTGCTGGGGTGCGAGCGCCTTTCCACTCCTTTTTCTCCCATTAATCCGAGTGGTGACAACAGCAGAAGCAAACAAAGCCTACTCTCGGTGCAGGTAATTTCTGCGATCTAATGCCCGGCTGAGCATCTGACAAAGACTTTTTGGCTGGTGACCAAGGCTGTGCTGTGCTAAGAATGCATTTGGGGAAGAGAGAGCATCCCTTTGACCGGGCAGTTGCATGGACAAAGGTTTAcgaaaatctctctgctctcctccccctgcAGAAAAGTAGGGTCTGCAGTACCAGGTGGGCTCCCATCCAGGCACTGCATGGGCCCGGCGTTGCTTAGCTTCCCAACATAAGGTCAATTCAGCCTGATACAAGCAATgcagtttctttgtttctttatctGACTGCACTGTAAGTATtcctcaaataatttatttttattcacatcATAtatgtcataaaaaagaaaacttgctcaTTCATAACTGCCACAGAGCAAGGCTTTCCAGCAAGAGCGTGCCTGGAAGCTTGTGCTCCAGTACG
This genomic interval from Struthio camelus isolate bStrCam1 chromosome 2, bStrCam1.hap1, whole genome shotgun sequence contains the following:
- the MYC gene encoding myc proto-oncogene protein yields the protein MPLNASFPSKNYDYDYDSVQPYFYFEEEEENFYLAAQQRGSELQPPAPSEDIWKKFELLPTPPLSPSRRSSLAAAASCFPSTADQLEMVTELLGGDMVNQSFICDPDDESFVKSIIIHDCMWSGFSAAAKLEKVVSEKLASYQAARREGGPGARPGPPGPPGPPPGLAASPAASTGLYLHDLGAAAADCIDPSVVFPYPLSERAPKAGAPGASPASLLGDDTPPTTSSDSEEEQEEDEEIDVVTLAEANESESSTESSTETSEGHSKPHHSPLVLKRCHVNIHQHNYAAPPSTKVEYPAAKRLKLDSGRVLKQISNNRKCSSPRTSDSEENDKRRTHNVLERQRRNELKLSFFALRDQIPEVANNEKAPKVVILKKATEYVLSIQSDEHRLIAEKEQLRRRREQLKHKLEQLRNSCA